One Candidatus Omnitrophota bacterium genomic region harbors:
- the rfbD gene encoding dTDP-4-dehydrorhamnose reductase codes for MKIFLTGAAGMLAAEVIPVLRREGHELILTDINRRLPDIEALDVTDLKEVRRQIESARPDHVFHLGAETNVDLCEKDPDHAFRVNALGTENVAFACASCGARLLYISTGAVFGGEKEEPYTEFDEPGPVNIYGHSKLQGEMFVREHLGKYFIVRAGWMVGGWELDKKFVYKIIQQLKAGKRELTVVDDKFGTPTFTRDFAANILRVIGTGRYGTYHLVNKGTCSRYDMAEKIVSFMGLAGKVTMKAVGSDKYPLPAPRARSEMMRNYKLELLGENVMPVWEDSLAAYIKENKDKD; via the coding sequence ATGAAAATATTCCTTACCGGCGCGGCGGGTATGCTGGCGGCCGAAGTGATACCGGTATTGAGACGGGAAGGGCACGAACTCATATTGACAGATATAAACAGGCGGCTTCCGGACATAGAAGCGCTTGATGTGACCGACCTCAAGGAAGTGCGACGCCAGATAGAGTCTGCCCGGCCGGATCATGTGTTTCATCTCGGGGCAGAGACCAACGTGGACCTTTGTGAAAAGGACCCGGACCACGCGTTCCGAGTTAACGCGCTTGGTACTGAGAATGTGGCGTTCGCCTGCGCTTCCTGCGGAGCGCGGTTACTTTATATAAGTACGGGTGCCGTCTTCGGCGGTGAAAAGGAAGAGCCGTATACGGAATTCGATGAGCCTGGGCCGGTCAACATATACGGTCACAGTAAATTGCAGGGGGAGATGTTCGTAAGGGAACATCTGGGGAAATATTTTATCGTAAGGGCCGGATGGATGGTGGGCGGATGGGAGTTGGACAAGAAGTTCGTCTATAAGATCATACAGCAGCTCAAGGCCGGGAAGAGAGAGCTTACGGTAGTGGACGATAAGTTCGGGACGCCGACTTTTACCCGGGATTTCGCGGCGAATATATTACGCGTCATAGGTACGGGGCGCTACGGGACATATCACCTGGTCAATAAGGGGACGTGTTCCCGGTATGATATGGCCGAGAAGATCGTGTCGTTCATGGGGCTGGCCGGTAAGGTAACGATGAAAGCGGTGGGTTCGGACAAATACCCTCTTCCAGCTCCGCGCGCCAGGTCCGAGATGATGAGGAACTATAAACTTGAGCTCCTGGGAGAGAATGTTATGCCGGTGTGGGAGGATTCCCTCGCCGCGTACATAAAGGAAAATAAGGACAAGGATTGA